One window of the Mycobacterium xenopi genome contains the following:
- a CDS encoding alpha/beta hydrolase yields the protein MTPRARVVAADGVPMSALVAESEQPRAVVLALHGGGTTAAYFDCPGHPRLSLLRTGAALGFTVIALDRPGYGSSGPYPEAMTHAEQRVNLAYAAVERILGERSCGAGLFVMAHSGGCELALRMAADDRGDQLLGIELAGTGTHYHPASREVLKAATRDHRPAGLGELLWHPTWLYPPDVRSGITNSSTAPEYEHTVVTNWARQDFPALAAQVRVPVQFTVAEYEQVWQCDEAALTEITEMFSASPRVTINEQAGAGHNLSLGYTAFAYHLKVFAFVEQCVVAREIPAVADPLSADVDLEAG from the coding sequence ATGACCCCGCGTGCCCGGGTGGTGGCCGCCGACGGCGTGCCGATGTCAGCACTGGTCGCTGAATCCGAACAACCGAGGGCTGTAGTGCTGGCCCTGCACGGGGGTGGCACCACCGCAGCGTATTTCGACTGCCCGGGCCACCCGCGGCTGTCCTTACTGCGGACCGGCGCGGCGTTGGGCTTTACGGTGATCGCACTCGATCGCCCGGGCTATGGCAGCTCGGGGCCATACCCGGAGGCGATGACGCATGCCGAGCAACGGGTCAACCTCGCCTATGCGGCCGTAGAGCGTATCCTCGGTGAGCGGTCATGCGGAGCCGGGTTGTTCGTGATGGCGCATTCAGGCGGATGTGAGCTGGCGCTACGGATGGCCGCCGACGATCGCGGCGACCAGCTTCTCGGTATCGAATTGGCCGGAACCGGCACGCATTATCACCCCGCCAGCCGGGAGGTTCTCAAGGCAGCGACGCGCGACCACCGCCCTGCCGGCCTGGGCGAGCTGTTGTGGCATCCGACGTGGCTGTATCCGCCGGATGTGCGCAGCGGAATCACGAATTCATCGACGGCTCCGGAGTACGAGCACACCGTGGTGACAAACTGGGCCCGCCAAGACTTTCCGGCACTCGCAGCGCAGGTTCGGGTCCCGGTCCAGTTCACCGTCGCTGAATATGAGCAGGTCTGGCAGTGCGACGAAGCGGCGCTGACTGAGATCACAGAAATGTTCTCGGCGTCACCGCGTGTGACCATCAATGAACAGGCGGGCGCAGGACACAATCTCAGCCTCGGCTACACAGCCTTCGCTTACCACCTGAAGGTTTTTGCCTTCGTCGAGCAGTGCGTCGTCGCCCGGGAGATTCCTGCGGTCGCGGATCCGTTAAGTGCCGATGTCGATTTGGAGGCCGGCTAA
- a CDS encoding thiolase C-terminal domain-containing protein, whose translation MGVHALTGRPLPLLTHDNEFFWTSGADGTLRFQECLECHALIHPPAPVCRYCRSHNLGVRAVSGRATLAGFTVNHRFSLPGLPAPYVVAQVAIVEDPRVRLTTNIIDCDPDQLELGQPVEVVFEQAEDVWLPLFRPANGAIAALPVDEIPPERFGEYVRPMLTRQKFEDKVALTGIGMSDIGRRLMVPPLTLTMQACQAAIADAGLTFDDIDGLSTYPGGGNLGGFGEGGVTALEAALGIRPTWHNGGIETFGPGGSVIAAMLAVASGLARHVLCFRTLWEATYNELLKQNKQQGHIPPGGRTTSWLMPFGATSAAHTLAQNAQRHMHRYGTTKETLGWIALNQRANAELNPTAIYREPLTMDDYLNARPITTPFGLYDCDVPCDGAIAVIVSAADAARDLAKPPVLVEAVGTQIIERIDWDQSTLTHEPQVLGQAAHLWTRTSLTPQDVDVAELYDGFTINCLSWIEALGFCGIGEAKEFLDGGKNIARDGLLPLNTHGGQLSHGRTHGMGLLHEAVSQLRGECGDRQVPGARVGVVSSGGLTPSGVLLLRADA comes from the coding sequence GTGGGGGTTCACGCGTTGACCGGTCGCCCACTGCCGCTGCTCACGCATGACAACGAGTTCTTCTGGACCTCAGGCGCCGACGGAACGCTGCGGTTTCAGGAATGCCTGGAGTGCCACGCGCTGATCCATCCCCCGGCCCCGGTCTGCCGTTACTGTCGCTCACACAATCTGGGGGTGCGCGCAGTTTCCGGTCGGGCAACGTTGGCCGGCTTCACCGTCAATCACCGGTTCAGCCTGCCCGGATTACCGGCGCCATATGTGGTGGCACAAGTCGCGATCGTCGAGGATCCGCGAGTCCGATTGACCACCAACATTATTGACTGTGACCCCGATCAGCTGGAGTTGGGTCAGCCGGTAGAGGTGGTCTTCGAGCAGGCTGAGGATGTGTGGCTGCCGCTGTTTCGTCCCGCAAATGGTGCCATCGCCGCCCTACCGGTCGACGAGATTCCGCCGGAGCGGTTCGGCGAATATGTCAGGCCCATGCTCACCCGCCAAAAGTTCGAGGACAAGGTCGCGCTCACCGGAATCGGCATGTCCGACATCGGCCGCCGGTTGATGGTACCGCCACTTACCCTCACCATGCAGGCCTGCCAAGCCGCGATCGCTGATGCCGGCTTGACCTTCGATGACATCGACGGCCTATCAACGTATCCAGGCGGGGGCAATCTCGGTGGATTCGGGGAGGGCGGAGTGACCGCGCTCGAGGCCGCGCTGGGAATCCGGCCGACGTGGCACAACGGCGGCATCGAAACCTTCGGCCCGGGTGGATCGGTGATCGCCGCGATGCTCGCGGTCGCCAGCGGTCTGGCCCGACATGTGCTGTGCTTCCGGACGTTGTGGGAAGCCACCTACAACGAGCTCTTGAAACAAAACAAGCAGCAAGGCCACATTCCGCCCGGCGGTCGCACTACGAGCTGGCTGATGCCATTTGGCGCGACGTCCGCCGCGCACACCTTGGCGCAAAACGCGCAGCGGCACATGCATCGGTACGGAACAACGAAGGAGACGCTGGGCTGGATCGCGTTGAACCAGCGAGCAAATGCGGAACTCAATCCGACCGCGATCTATCGCGAACCACTCACGATGGACGACTACCTGAACGCGCGGCCTATCACGACGCCCTTTGGCCTCTACGATTGCGACGTTCCCTGTGACGGGGCGATCGCCGTCATCGTCTCCGCGGCCGACGCCGCCCGTGACCTGGCCAAACCGCCGGTGTTGGTGGAGGCGGTTGGAACTCAGATCATCGAGCGGATCGACTGGGACCAAAGCACTTTGACTCACGAACCCCAGGTGCTGGGACAGGCGGCCCATTTGTGGACACGCACCTCGCTGACACCACAGGACGTCGACGTCGCCGAACTCTACGACGGGTTCACCATCAATTGCCTGTCCTGGATCGAGGCGCTCGGCTTCTGCGGAATCGGCGAGGCCAAGGAGTTTTTGGACGGCGGCAAGAACATCGCCCGAGACGGCCTGTTACCGCTCAATACTCACGGCGGCCAGCTCTCGCACGGCCGCACGCATGGCATGGGTCTGCTCCACGAAGCGGTCAGCCAGTTGCGCGGCGAATGCGGTGACCGTCAGGTCCCTGGCGCACGTGTCGGCGTGGTGAGCAGCGGCGGTCTCACGCCCAGCGGCGTGCTCTTGTTGCGGGCCGACGCATGA
- a CDS encoding ferredoxin, translated as MTIRLDRTICDGFGICAKHAPKYFSLDDWGYASLTGDGTVLEEDRDAVMRALLDCPVHAIMEIGEHRPHDTRPPSSTPEDPAASLKTEENEAEWGFTR; from the coding sequence ATGACCATCCGCCTAGACCGCACCATCTGCGACGGTTTCGGCATCTGCGCCAAGCATGCGCCGAAGTATTTTTCACTCGACGACTGGGGATATGCGTCCCTGACCGGGGACGGCACCGTACTCGAGGAGGATCGCGACGCGGTCATGCGGGCGCTGCTGGACTGTCCGGTCCACGCGATCATGGAGATTGGTGAACATAGACCCCACGACACAAGGCCGCCGTCGAGTACCCCGGAAGACCCTGCCGCGAGCCTGAAAACCGAGGAGAATGAGGCCGAGTGGGGGTTCACGCGTTGA
- a CDS encoding NADH-ubiquinone oxidoreductase-F iron-sulfur binding region domain-containing protein — MEATTRSLVTAAAWPGCPPRLLRDQPGREDYGAYRDFGGYQPLISADELLAEVERSGLLGRGGAAFPLAVKLRAVRDNGLRSGLGAVVVANGEEGEPASIKDRWLLRHRPHLILDGLRLAAAIVAADRAYVYVSDPESSRSIETALTELDTDALGVPVQVWMVEPGYVAGEETAAVRALNGGPVKPTDKPPRPFEEGVGGRPTLVSNVETLANLAYLQRHGSAEFRAQGTPMSPGTFLLTLTGAGRPPGLYELPLGLPFTEVLALHGVSTEQVQGVLMGGYFAGLLNRVVLDATLDYETLRGLGSGLGAGAISLLTDDCPVAVAASVLAYFDRENAGQCGSCFNGTAAMAAVAGALRDGAATAEDLARLRRWSVMLRGRGACATLDAATNMAASLLDQFPHAVERHLDNACQPCRLGAFRADRPYEVEPV, encoded by the coding sequence ATGGAAGCCACCACCAGATCGCTTGTCACCGCTGCCGCCTGGCCCGGTTGCCCGCCCCGGCTGCTGCGCGATCAACCGGGGCGAGAGGACTACGGGGCCTACCGTGACTTCGGCGGCTATCAGCCCCTGATCTCCGCCGACGAGTTGCTGGCCGAGGTCGAGCGCAGCGGCTTGCTGGGCCGCGGCGGTGCGGCCTTCCCCCTTGCAGTGAAGCTGCGCGCGGTGCGCGACAACGGACTACGCAGCGGCCTCGGCGCGGTCGTGGTCGCCAACGGCGAAGAAGGGGAGCCCGCGTCGATCAAGGACCGCTGGCTGCTGCGCCACCGGCCACACCTGATCCTGGACGGGCTGAGGTTGGCCGCGGCCATCGTGGCCGCTGACCGCGCATACGTTTATGTGTCTGACCCGGAATCTTCGCGCAGCATCGAAACGGCGCTAACCGAACTGGACACCGACGCATTAGGTGTCCCCGTGCAGGTGTGGATGGTTGAACCTGGGTATGTGGCCGGTGAAGAGACCGCTGCAGTCCGCGCACTCAACGGTGGTCCGGTCAAGCCAACAGACAAGCCGCCGCGCCCATTCGAAGAGGGCGTCGGCGGGCGACCCACCCTGGTAAGCAACGTCGAAACGCTGGCCAACTTGGCATATCTGCAACGGCACGGCTCGGCGGAGTTTCGCGCGCAGGGCACCCCGATGTCGCCGGGCACGTTTTTGCTGACCCTCACCGGGGCGGGGCGGCCGCCGGGCCTCTACGAGTTACCCCTGGGCCTGCCTTTCACCGAGGTACTTGCGCTGCATGGCGTTTCGACCGAACAGGTGCAGGGTGTGCTAATGGGCGGCTATTTCGCCGGCTTACTCAACCGTGTTGTGCTCGATGCCACGTTGGACTACGAGACGCTGCGGGGGCTGGGAAGCGGGCTGGGCGCCGGCGCGATCTCGCTACTGACCGACGACTGCCCGGTGGCGGTGGCCGCGTCGGTGTTGGCGTATTTCGACCGTGAGAACGCCGGCCAGTGCGGGTCGTGTTTCAACGGCACTGCGGCGATGGCCGCCGTCGCCGGAGCGTTGCGTGACGGTGCGGCGACCGCCGAAGATCTGGCGCGGCTGCGGCGCTGGTCGGTGATGTTGCGTGGCCGCGGCGCCTGCGCGACTCTCGATGCCGCCACCAACATGGCGGCCAGCCTGCTGGATCAATTTCCGCACGCGGTGGAGCGCCATCTCGATAACGCTTGCCAGCCTTGCCGTCTCGGTGCATTTCGCGCTGATCGGCCCTACGAAGTGGAACCGGTATGA